A window from Oreochromis aureus strain Israel breed Guangdong linkage group 16, ZZ_aureus, whole genome shotgun sequence encodes these proteins:
- the LOC120433458 gene encoding melanoregulin-like has translation MGAKFTICCCHYLKHNQEERNAILRMHSTPRPPEELSSGSSDSETEEKNIFGPPPSKMSQWNNRQSQRSTADQRAITDRAENTPVSQGLDRELQAFISMRDQTDEATEEWEKLNYDIHTLRYAKREVRARWKKILLQLGYQCEVDALLCVNKQSRFSRDEEHLNKATELLTQLLDHTSLFPPGTGHQNRYLCIMDRLVLLDSAEDFVRLAKEKYPKKEG, from the exons ATGGGAGCTAAGTTTACCATCTGCTGCTGTCACTATCTGAAACACAACCAAGAAGAGAGGAATGCTATTTTGCG AATGCACAGCACTCCCAGACCACCTGAGGAGCTATCCAGTGGGTCTAGTGACAGTGAGACAGAAGAGAAGAACATATTTGGACCACCGCCTTCAAAAATGAGTCAGTGGAACAACCGGCAAAGCCAGAGGAGCACCGCTGATCAGCGGGCCATCACAGACAGAGCTGAAAACACTCCCGTCAGTCAGGGACTGGATCGAGAGTTACAGGCTTTCATCAGCATGAGAGACCAGACTGACGAGGCTACGGAG GAATGGGAGAAGTTGAATTATGACATACATACCTTGCGCTATGCCAAACGAGAGGTCAGAGCTCGGTGGAAGAAAATCCTGCTTCAGCTCG GTTACCAGTGTGAGGTGGACGCCTTGCTGTGTGTGAACAAACAGAGCCGATTCAGTCGAGATGAAGAACATCTTAACAAAGCGACTGAACTGTTGACGCAGCTGCTGGACCACACCTCTCTGTTCCCTCCTGGAACAGGACACCAGAACCGATACCTCTGTATCATG GACCGGCTGGTGTTACTGGACAGCGCTGAGGACTTTGTCAGACTGGCCAAGGAAAAATATCCAAAGAAAGAAGGCTGA